Proteins encoded together in one Pseudomonas arsenicoxydans window:
- a CDS encoding Y-family DNA polymerase — translation MRWVCILFPQLALDAVLRQRPDPDEPLALLTGPAQRRVLQAVNASARALGLRAGQSMTAAQALSKAFATAEYDVAEIEHWQQFLAAWAYRFSSQVSVHYPRAVVFEIESSLGLFGSWPQFEARLRTELGELGFRHRIVAAPNPVAARVLANAYDGLVVPDNEALQHHLGQLPVDRIALEPAVATALSRMGLRTLGQVQALPRHSLARRFEAQVLKHLDALFGERRLALAFYLPPDRFDVRIELNFDVQSHQALLFPLRRLAGDLSAFLCGRDSGVQRFDLHLEHAGLPDTVIKVGLLSAERDPAMLFELARGRLEQVQVEAPVRGFRLRAEDLPSFVPQRQELFDDRPQQSLPWEQLRERLRARLGDEAVHGLRFQADHRPECAWQARVDNQLCAGLAGVQRPGWLLTQPLAIHEGSARILMGPERIESGWWDGDDVRRDYYLVETRSGQQGWAYRAVGEGGPLWLQGWFA, via the coding sequence ATGCGCTGGGTGTGCATTCTTTTTCCGCAATTGGCGCTGGACGCGGTGCTGCGTCAGCGTCCCGATCCCGATGAGCCACTGGCGCTGCTGACCGGCCCGGCCCAGCGTCGGGTGCTGCAAGCGGTGAACGCTTCGGCGCGGGCGCTGGGTTTGCGTGCGGGGCAGTCGATGACCGCCGCGCAAGCCTTGAGCAAAGCCTTTGCCACGGCTGAATACGACGTCGCCGAGATCGAGCACTGGCAACAGTTTCTGGCGGCGTGGGCCTATCGTTTCAGCTCGCAGGTCAGCGTCCATTACCCGCGTGCCGTGGTGTTTGAAATCGAATCCAGCTTGGGACTGTTCGGGTCCTGGCCGCAGTTCGAGGCACGATTGCGGACCGAACTCGGCGAGCTGGGCTTTCGTCATCGGATCGTCGCCGCGCCCAACCCGGTGGCGGCGCGGGTATTGGCCAACGCTTATGACGGTCTGGTGGTGCCGGACAACGAGGCCTTGCAACACCATCTCGGGCAGTTGCCGGTCGACCGGATTGCTCTGGAGCCAGCGGTGGCCACGGCGTTGTCACGCATGGGGCTGCGCACCCTGGGCCAGGTGCAGGCGTTGCCGCGTCATAGCCTGGCGCGGCGTTTCGAGGCTCAGGTGCTCAAGCACCTGGACGCCTTGTTCGGTGAGCGTCGGCTGGCGCTGGCGTTCTACCTGCCGCCGGACCGTTTTGATGTGCGCATCGAACTCAATTTCGACGTGCAATCGCATCAGGCGCTGCTGTTTCCATTACGCCGGTTGGCGGGCGATCTGTCGGCCTTCCTCTGTGGCCGGGACAGCGGCGTGCAACGGTTCGACCTGCATCTTGAACACGCAGGCCTGCCGGACACAGTGATCAAGGTCGGCCTGCTCAGCGCCGAGCGTGACCCGGCGATGCTCTTCGAACTGGCCCGGGGACGACTGGAGCAGGTTCAAGTCGAAGCCCCGGTACGCGGTTTTCGGCTGCGCGCCGAGGACCTGCCAAGCTTTGTCCCGCAGCGTCAGGAACTGTTCGACGACCGCCCGCAGCAGTCCTTGCCCTGGGAGCAACTGCGTGAACGCTTGCGCGCGCGGCTCGGGGATGAAGCGGTGCATGGCTTGCGCTTCCAGGCCGACCACCGGCCCGAGTGCGCGTGGCAGGCGCGGGTCGACAATCAGCTCTGTGCGGGGTTGGCGGGTGTGCAGCGTCCGGGCTGGTTGCTGACGCAGCCACTGGCGATCCACGAAGGGTCGGCGCGCATTCTCATGGGGCCGGAGCGCATCGAATCCGGCTGGTGGGACGGCGATGATGTGCGTCGCGACTACTACCTGGTCGAAACCCGTTCCGGCCAGCAGGGCTGGGCCTATCGTGCGGTGGGTGAGGGCGGTCCGCTGTGGCTGCAAGGCTGGTTCGCATGA
- a CDS encoding error-prone DNA polymerase, translating into MAARLVRMSIGYAELHCLSNFSFQRGASSALELFQRAKQHGYHALAITDECTLAGIVRAWQAAKSVELPLIIGSEIRIEDGPKLVLLVENLEGYQTLCRLITRARRRTQKGQYQVLREDFNEPMAGLLALWVPDAVDDFASGHWLKQAFAERLWLAVQLHHGQDDRGRLDALLTLARELRIPAVASGDVHMHTRGRRALQDTMTAIRHHLPVAEAGLRLHPNGERHVRSLEALQSIYPPTLLAETLTIARRCTFDLGQLRYQYPRELVPQGQTATSWLRHLTDEGIAWRWPKGPQAKVLVQIDKELQLIAELGYESYFLTVHDIVRFAREQHILCQGRGSAANSAVCFALGITEIDPDRTTLLFERFLSKERNEPPDIDVDFEHERREEVLQYVFQRYGRTRAALTAVVSTYHAAGAVRDVAKALGLPPDQINALADCCGHWSDATPPVERLVEGGFDPESPVLRRVLSLTGQLIGFPRHLSQHPGGFVISEQPLDSLVPVENAAMAERTIIQWDKDDLDAVGLLKVDILALGMLSAIRRCFDLLRRHRHLDLSLATIPSEDPDTYDMIGRADTIGVFQIESRAQMSMLPRLKPRTFYDLVIEVAIVRPGPIQGGMVHPYLRRRNKQEPEVYPSPALEVVLKRTLGVPLFQEQVMQIAIVAADYSPGEADQLRRSMAAWKRHGGLEPHKDRLAAGMKKNGYTPEFAAQIFEQIKGFGSYGFPESHAASFALLTYASCWLKCHEPAAFACALINSWPMGFYSPDQILQDARRHHLQIRPVDVRASDWDCSLEPISGAQPAIRMGLRMIKGFREDDARRIEAARAKGIFVDIADLGERAQLDARAQEQLADAGALRGLAGDRHRARWEVAGVHKQLGLFAGLPSQEEDAVSLPKPTVGEDLLADYNSVGTTLGPHPLALLRGELKARRCRSSKELMEVEHGRPVSVAGLVTGRQRPGTASGVTFVTLEDEFGNVNVIVWRDLAERQRKVLVGSQLLKVDGRWEKEGEVRHLIAGRLSDLSPLLDGISVRSRDFH; encoded by the coding sequence GTGGCTGCAAGGCTGGTTCGCATGAGCATCGGCTATGCCGAGTTGCACTGCCTGTCGAACTTCAGTTTCCAGCGCGGTGCTTCCAGTGCCCTGGAACTGTTTCAACGGGCAAAACAGCACGGCTATCACGCGCTGGCGATCACCGATGAATGCACCCTGGCCGGCATCGTCCGTGCCTGGCAAGCCGCAAAGTCGGTGGAGCTGCCACTGATCATCGGCAGCGAAATACGCATCGAGGACGGTCCGAAACTGGTGCTGCTGGTGGAGAACCTCGAGGGTTACCAGACCCTGTGTCGGCTGATTACCCGAGCGCGGCGGCGCACGCAAAAAGGCCAGTATCAGGTCCTGCGCGAAGACTTCAACGAACCCATGGCAGGACTGCTGGCGTTGTGGGTGCCGGACGCTGTCGATGATTTTGCAAGCGGCCACTGGTTGAAACAGGCTTTCGCCGAGCGCTTGTGGCTGGCGGTGCAGTTGCATCACGGCCAGGACGACCGCGGGCGACTGGACGCTTTGCTGACCCTGGCCAGGGAACTGCGGATTCCAGCAGTAGCCAGCGGCGATGTGCACATGCACACCCGTGGCCGACGCGCCTTGCAGGACACCATGACCGCGATCCGCCATCACCTGCCGGTGGCCGAGGCCGGGTTGCGTCTTCATCCCAATGGCGAGCGGCATGTGCGCAGCCTTGAGGCGCTGCAATCGATTTATCCGCCCACGCTGCTCGCTGAAACCTTGACCATCGCCCGGCGCTGCACGTTCGACCTCGGCCAGTTGCGTTATCAATATCCCCGCGAACTGGTGCCGCAAGGCCAGACGGCCACGTCCTGGCTGCGCCATCTGACTGACGAGGGGATTGCGTGGCGCTGGCCAAAAGGCCCGCAAGCCAAGGTGCTGGTGCAGATCGACAAGGAACTGCAACTGATCGCCGAGCTGGGCTATGAAAGCTACTTCCTGACCGTGCATGACATTGTGCGATTTGCCCGTGAGCAACACATCCTGTGTCAGGGCCGTGGTTCAGCGGCCAACTCGGCGGTGTGTTTTGCCTTGGGCATCACGGAAATCGATCCGGATCGCACCACGCTGCTGTTCGAACGTTTTCTCTCCAAAGAGCGCAACGAGCCGCCGGACATCGACGTCGATTTCGAACATGAACGCCGCGAGGAAGTCTTGCAGTACGTGTTCCAGCGCTATGGCCGAACCCGCGCGGCGCTGACGGCGGTGGTCAGCACGTATCACGCGGCCGGCGCGGTGCGTGACGTGGCCAAGGCCTTGGGTTTGCCGCCGGACCAGATCAATGCGCTGGCCGATTGCTGCGGTCACTGGAGTGATGCAACGCCGCCGGTGGAGCGCCTGGTCGAGGGCGGTTTCGACCCCGAGAGCCCGGTGCTGCGTCGGGTGCTGAGCCTGACGGGGCAACTGATCGGTTTTCCCCGGCACCTGTCCCAGCACCCCGGCGGCTTCGTGATTTCCGAGCAGCCGCTGGACAGCCTGGTGCCGGTGGAAAACGCCGCCATGGCCGAACGCACCATCATTCAGTGGGACAAGGACGATCTGGATGCGGTGGGACTGCTCAAGGTGGATATTCTGGCACTGGGCATGCTCAGCGCGATTCGTCGTTGCTTTGATCTGCTGCGCCGTCATCGCCATCTCGACCTGAGCCTGGCAACGATTCCGTCCGAAGACCCGGATACCTACGACATGATCGGCCGTGCCGACACCATCGGCGTGTTCCAGATCGAATCCCGGGCGCAGATGTCGATGCTGCCCAGACTCAAGCCGCGCACGTTTTACGATCTGGTGATCGAGGTGGCCATCGTCCGTCCGGGGCCGATTCAGGGCGGAATGGTGCATCCGTACCTGCGCCGGCGAAACAAGCAAGAACCCGAGGTTTACCCGTCTCCGGCCCTGGAAGTCGTGCTCAAACGTACCTTGGGCGTGCCGCTGTTCCAGGAACAAGTGATGCAGATTGCGATTGTCGCCGCCGACTACAGCCCCGGCGAGGCCGATCAGTTACGCCGTTCCATGGCGGCCTGGAAGCGTCACGGTGGATTGGAGCCGCACAAGGACCGCCTGGCCGCCGGCATGAAGAAAAATGGCTACACCCCGGAGTTCGCCGCACAGATCTTCGAACAGATCAAAGGCTTTGGCAGCTACGGTTTTCCTGAGTCCCACGCCGCCAGTTTCGCCTTGCTGACCTACGCCAGTTGCTGGCTGAAATGCCACGAACCGGCGGCCTTCGCCTGTGCGCTGATCAACAGCTGGCCGATGGGGTTCTACAGCCCGGACCAGATCCTGCAGGACGCGCGCCGGCATCATTTGCAGATCCGCCCGGTGGACGTGCGCGCCAGTGACTGGGATTGCAGTCTGGAACCGATCAGCGGCGCGCAGCCGGCGATTCGCATGGGGCTGCGGATGATCAAGGGCTTTCGCGAGGACGATGCCCGGCGCATCGAAGCGGCGAGGGCGAAGGGGATATTTGTCGACATCGCCGACTTGGGCGAACGGGCGCAACTCGATGCCCGTGCCCAGGAGCAACTGGCCGATGCCGGTGCGCTGCGCGGCCTGGCCGGTGACCGCCATCGGGCGCGCTGGGAAGTGGCGGGGGTGCACAAGCAACTGGGCTTGTTCGCCGGCCTGCCGAGTCAGGAAGAGGACGCGGTGTCGCTGCCCAAACCCACTGTGGGCGAGGACCTGCTGGCCGATTACAACAGTGTCGGCACCACCCTCGGCCCGCATCCGCTGGCCTTGCTGCGCGGTGAATTGAAAGCCAGGCGTTGCCGCAGTTCGAAAGAACTGATGGAGGTCGAGCACGGGCGCCCGGTGAGCGTCGCCGGGCTGGTCACCGGGCGACAACGGCCGGGCACCGCCAGCGGCGTGACGTTCGTCACCCTTGAAGATGAGTTCGGCAACGTCAACGTCATTGTCTGGCGTGACCTGGCAGAACGGCAGCGCAAGGTGCTGGTCGGCTCGCAACTGCTCAAGGTCGATGGCCGCTGGGAAAAGGAAGGCGAAGTGCGCCACCTCATCGCCGGGCGCTTGAGCGACCTGAGTCCTCTGCTCGATGGCATCAGCGTGCGCAGCCGCGACTTCCACTAA
- a CDS encoding CsgG/HfaB family protein, whose amino-acid sequence MISRVLVSAAAIALLGSMAGCATESSQALPIAKVESASVAYAGVRVPMAVGKFDNRSSYMRGIFSDGVDRLGGQAKTILITHLQQTNRFSVLDRDNMGEIQQEAAIKGQSQRLKGADFVVTGDVTEFGRKETGDHQLFGILGRGKTQVAYAKVNLNIVNISTSEVVYSTQGAGEYALSNREIIGFGGTAAYDSTLNGKVLDLAMREAINRLVDGMNAGAWKPGN is encoded by the coding sequence ATGATCTCTCGAGTGTTGGTATCGGCGGCAGCGATTGCCCTCTTGGGCAGCATGGCCGGCTGCGCGACCGAAAGCTCGCAAGCCTTGCCGATTGCCAAAGTCGAAAGCGCCAGCGTGGCGTATGCCGGTGTTCGTGTGCCGATGGCTGTCGGCAAGTTCGATAACCGCTCGAGCTACATGCGCGGGATCTTCTCCGACGGCGTGGATCGCCTCGGCGGTCAGGCCAAGACCATCCTGATCACCCACTTGCAGCAGACCAATCGCTTCAGCGTGCTGGACCGCGACAACATGGGCGAGATCCAGCAGGAAGCCGCGATCAAGGGCCAGTCCCAGCGACTCAAGGGCGCTGATTTTGTGGTGACCGGCGACGTCACCGAGTTCGGCCGCAAAGAGACCGGCGATCACCAGTTGTTCGGCATTCTCGGTCGCGGCAAGACTCAGGTGGCCTACGCCAAGGTCAACCTGAACATCGTTAACATCAGCACGTCCGAAGTGGTGTATTCCACCCAGGGCGCGGGTGAATACGCCTTGTCCAACCGCGAAATCATCGGCTTTGGCGGTACTGCTGCCTACGATTCGACCCTCAACGGCAAGGTGCTCGACCTGGCCATGCGCGAGGCGATCAATCGCCTGGTGGATGGCATGAACGCCGGTGCATGGAAACCGGGCAACTGA
- a CDS encoding DUF4810 domain-containing protein produces the protein MFKMYAKWALMASTLLASGLLAGCSSPKTLYQWESYQPEVYEYFKGEQPKEAQAEALERDLQKIRSTGKTPPPGYHAHLGLLYLSMGKDDQMVQQFRTEKTLFPESTPYMDFLLKNAKTGDTQ, from the coding sequence ATGTTCAAGATGTATGCGAAATGGGCGCTAATGGCGTCGACATTACTGGCCAGCGGCCTGTTGGCCGGTTGCAGCAGCCCGAAAACCCTTTACCAGTGGGAAAGCTACCAGCCTGAGGTCTATGAGTACTTCAAGGGTGAGCAACCCAAGGAAGCGCAGGCCGAAGCGCTGGAGCGCGATCTGCAGAAGATCCGCTCCACCGGCAAGACGCCGCCTCCTGGCTACCACGCTCACCTGGGCCTGTTGTACCTGAGCATGGGCAAGGACGATCAGATGGTGCAGCAATTCAGAACCGAGAAGACATTGTTCCCCGAGTCGACGCCGTACATGGATTTTCTGCTTAAAAACGCCAAGACCGGAGACACCCAATGA